One window of the Psilocybe cubensis strain MGC-MH-2018 chromosome 12, whole genome shotgun sequence genome contains the following:
- a CDS encoding Acetyl-CoA hydrolase, which yields MYLDSNICIPGTGASAALRKRVRRPALLKRLMTAEELAPLFNNDDYIGWSGFTNVGYPKTVPTDRAAVPPSVRLFFVPPFSDTPLTSIPNEPIVFPQDLTYGYYSLRRNHGDPSKPLDWAIVEATAITEEGGIVPGASVGVTP from the exons ATGTACTTAGATTCAAACATCTGCATCCCGGG CACAGGGGCGTCTGCTGCTCTGCGCAAGCGTGTCCGAAGACCTGCCTTGCTGAAGAGGCTGATGACCGCAGAAGAGTTGGCCCCTCTTTTCAAT AACGATGATTAT ATTGGATGGTCTGGCTTCACAAATGTTGGATACCCCAAGACCGTTCCAACT GATCGCGCGGCGGTACCCCCATCAG TGCGTCTTTTCTTTGTACCTCCTTTCTCCGACACCCCACTCACTTCCATTCCCAATGAACCAATAGTGTTTCCACAAGATCTCACATACGGCTACTACTCCCTCCGCCGCAATCACGGGGACCCATCCAAGCCTCTGGACTGGGCCATCGTCGAAGCGACCGCCATTACTGAAGAGGGAGGTATCGTCCCCGGTGCGTCAGTGGGGGTGACACCCTAG